Part of the Aureitalea marina genome, CAGATAATCCACCTCGCACCAGATCGGTCTCACATCTGTCGTCTGACGTCCGTCCAATCGGATACCTTCTTTCAAGACTACATCCCTTACGGCATCTTTGTGAGCTGCAGAGAAATATTTCTTGATCATGGCTCCGCGTTCTTCAAGGGTTTCCTCGTCAAACATAGCCAGGACCTCATCCTTTACAGCAGAAAAGGCCTCACCTCGCTCTTGCTTTCCAAGACCTTGTTTGGCGATGGCATAACACTTATCGTATACGGCATCGTGAATCTTTTTCTGAAGATCTTCATCTTCTTCACTTCCTTCGTAGTCTCTGGTTTCTTTTTTACCAACAGCGGCTACCAAGCGTTCCTGAGCAGCAACCTGCACTTTGATCGCTTCGTGAGCGAAGCGGATAGCATCTGCCATTTCTTCCTCAGATACCTCGTCCATTTCACCTTCAACCATGGCAACACTGTCTGCAGAGGCACCGACCATCAGGTCAATATCTGCATTGGCTACTTGTTCAAAGCTTGGATTGATGACGAACTCACCATCAATACGGGCCACTCGGACCTCTGAGATAGGACACTCAAAAGGAATGTCACTCAATTGGATCACTGTAGAAGCGGCAAGTCCGGCCAAGGCATCCGGCATGACATTTTCGTCATGGGACATCAATTGGATCATTACCTGGATCTCGTAGCGGTAATCTTTAGGAAATAAAGGTCTGAGCACACGGTCAACAAGACGCATGGTCAGAATTTCGTCTGTACTTGGTCGTGCTTCCCGTTTAAAGAAACCTCCAGGGTATCGCCCAGCTGAGGCGAATTTTTCACGATAATCTACTGTTAATGGCAGGAAGTCGAAAGGACTTTTGTCTCGGGACGAAACCACCGTCGCTAACAGCATGGTGTTACCCATCTGGATAACTGCAGATCCGTCAGCTTGCTTGGCCAATTTTCCGGTTTCGATAGAGATCTCCCTACCGTCACCCAGGTCTATGACCTCTTTGTACGTTTTTGGAATCATTTGTTTTTCATTTGTCCCTTCTAAGCCGGGACGTTTGTCTGATCATTATCCGGTTTTCAGATAACGGTTGTGTTGTGTGTGATCGACCAATGAAAAACTAAAAAGTAGCTTTTTTGATTGTTCCTTTAAGGAAACAAATTACAAAAAGTGAAGATCAAATAAAAAAGGGGCTAAATGCCCCTTTTTTCATATTATTTACGCAGTCCAAGCTCTTTAACGATCGCACGGTAGCGCATGATGTCCTTTTTCATAAGGTAATCAAGCAACGCACGACGCTTACCTACCAGCTTAACCAAAGAACGCTCAGTGTTGAAGTCCTTGTGGTTTTGCTTCAGGTGCTTGGTCAGGTGTTCGATACGGTGAGTGAATAGTGCGATTTGACCCTCGGCCGAACCAGTATCCGATTCTCCCTTACCGTGTTTTTTAAAGATCTCCTTTTTTACTTCTGGTGATAAAT contains:
- the rpsO gene encoding 30S ribosomal protein S15; translated protein: MYLSPEVKKEIFKKHGKGESDTGSAEGQIALFTHRIEHLTKHLKQNHKDFNTERSLVKLVGKRRALLDYLMKKDIMRYRAIVKELGLRK